In Quercus robur chromosome 10, dhQueRobu3.1, whole genome shotgun sequence, a genomic segment contains:
- the LOC126701366 gene encoding PTI1-like tyrosine-protein kinase 3, with product MRRWLCCTCQSEEAYQSTENERLKSPKNYADGHLKASRVAAPVKPEVQKPAPTIEVPALSLDELKEKTDNFGSKALIGEGSYGRVYFANLSNGKAVAVKKLDVSSEPDTDSDFLTQVSVVSRLKHENLVELLGYCVEGNLRVLAYEFATMGSLHDILHGRKGVQGAQPGPTLDWMQRVRIAVDAARGLEYLHEKVQPSIIHRDIRSSNVLLFEDFKAKVADFNLSNQAPDNAARLHSTRVLGTFGYHAPEYAMTGQLTQKSDVYSFGVVLLELLTGRKPVDHTMPRGQQSLVTWATPRLSEDKVKQCVDPKLKGEYPPKGVAKLAAVAALCVQYEAEFRPNMSIVVKALQPLLKPIAPAPET from the exons ATGCGTAGGTGGCTCTGTTGTACTTGTCAATCAGAGGAGGCTTACCAATCAACCGAAAATGAGCGTTTGAAGAGCCCCAAAAATTATGCAGATG GGCACCTAAAAGCCTCTAGGGTGGCAGCTCCTGTCAAACCTGAAGTGCAAAAGCCAGCACCAACAATTGAAGTGCCTGCATTGTCTCTGGATGAACTGAAAGAAAAGACTGATAATTTTGGATCAAAGGCCTTGATTGGTGAAGGTTCATATGGAAGAGTATATTTTGCAAACTTGAGTAATGGAAAAGCTGTGGCAGTTAAAAAGCTTGATGTTTCATCTGAGCCCGACACAGATTCTGATTTTTTGACACAG GTTTCCGTGGTTTCAAGATTGAAGCACGAAAATCTTGTTGAGCTCCTTGGTTACTGTGTGGAGGGAAATCTTCGTGTGCTTGCATATGAGTTTGCAACCATGGGATCTTTACATGACATATTGCACG GTAGGAAGGGAGTTCAAGGGGCACAACCTGGTCCGACACTTGACTGGATGCAGCGGGTTAGAATTGCAGTTGATGCAGCAAGGGGATTGGAATATTTACACGAGAAGGTTCAACCCTCCATAATACACAGGGATATCAGATCTAGCAATGTGCTTCTCTTTGAAGACTTCAAAGCCAAGGTTGCAGATTTTAACCTTTCAAATCAGGCTCCAGACAATGCTGCTCGCCTCCATTCTACTCGAGTTTTGGGAACCTTTGGTTATCATGCTCCAGA GTATGCAATGACTGGACAGTTGACTCAGAAGAGTGATGTGTACAGCTTTGGGGTTGTTCTTCTTGAGCTTCTGACTGGGAGGAAACCTGTTGATCATACCATGCCTCGTGGACAACAGAGTCTTGTGACTTGG GCTACTCCAAGGTTGAGTGAAGACAAAGTTAAACAGTGTGTGGATCCAAAACTGAAGGGAGAATATCCTCCTAAAGGAGTTGctaag ttGGCAGCTGTGGCAGCATTGTGCGTGCAGTATGAAGCTGAGTTCCGGCCAAATATGAGCATTGTTGTCAAGGCTCTCCAGCCACTTCTGAAGCCGATTGCCCCAGCTCCAGAAACTTGA